The DNA segment aatttgcaaaagaatTTGATGAAAGCGAAAAATATTTCGATTATCTTCTCAACAATGCAGGTGATTATGATTTAACAATCTTTTgattttcaataaactttcattttaaacgaAAACATTGGAACGTCATAAAATGTTCATCTTCATATGACCATGCAGGTATGGTACTGGAGGGCATGACCAAATATGGAATAAATCGCATTTTTGTCGTCAACTACTTCTCTCGTTTCCTCCTCACCAACCTGCTCCTGGGTAAGATGAAGAAGCAAAGTGCTGAGAGGCCGGTCCGGATTATCAACCTTGTGACGTTCATGTACAAGTCAGTGTTCggcaacaaatacaaaaatagtTGCTGTGACGTAGAAACCTACAGATCCTGTTACTTCCCATAATTTTAATGCATTAATGAAATGCTTTAttaataacactggtcaacaatttttcaaaaatgttttgcttccgttaagaaaacaattgattcttatgtatttttggacgctgaatccaaaaatgtcggttaaaattgctgattagctctagtttaaaagataaaaaattttttcatttttgtatgttgcTCTTATATAAGGCAAGCCTTGGTGCACTTTATTGAACACAACAGTAACAATCTACAAAGAGTGTAATAATTGCAtgtgtttatatttcagcatagcatatgcaacaaataactgccactttccaaatataaatttctaatctattttatCTGTTATATTCCTTTTGGCCTGTAACTCGTATATGGTTAATGGAGCATCCGACCCTACATATCATCCTGCAAAAGTGAGCAAGCATTGATTGATTCTGTTTTCCCTGTCACCTCTTTTGCATTGCAGATATGCATTGGTGAAATCGCTCACCATGCTAATCACTAACATCTCCACAGTTTGGTGGAAAAAATCCAGGTGCGAGTCCAAAAAGTGTATCTTCAGTGACATATTGCACTCCATGCATCGTATGC comes from the Clavelina lepadiformis chromosome 5, kaClaLepa1.1, whole genome shotgun sequence genome and includes:
- the LOC143460419 gene encoding retinol dehydrogenase 13-like; its protein translation is MNVQAKQLKSNTAGMWQCGNSGLGKATAMDLAKRGARVVIASRNLEKSNKVKDEIIKESGKHEICDVRAMQVDLEDFDSVRKFAKEFDESEKYFDYLLNNAGMVLEGMTKYGINRIFVVNYFSRFLLTNLLLGKMKKQSAERPVRIINLVTFMYKSVFGNKYKNSCCDVETYRSCYFP